One part of the Papaver somniferum cultivar HN1 unplaced genomic scaffold, ASM357369v1 unplaced-scaffold_123, whole genome shotgun sequence genome encodes these proteins:
- the LOC113331052 gene encoding uncharacterized protein LOC113331052 produces MHQPTDLHLQLAKRILRYIKGSLGSGITLNGENCTTITAYSNSDWAGCPDSRRSTTTGYCVFLGDNLVSWSSKKQPTVAHSSTEAEYKTLAVAASEVRWISYIPDELGFPLTTPCLMYCDNTGGKLMHYKTAQFGGL; encoded by the exons ATGCATCAACCAACTGATCTTCATCTGCAACTTGCTAAAAGAATTTTAAGGTATATTAAAGGCTCTCTAGGATCTGGTATTACACTCAATGGAGAAAATTGTACTACTATTACTGCATATAGTAATAGTGACTGGGCTGGCTGTCCAGATTCAAGAAGATCCACCACTACTGGCTATTGTGTCTTTCTTGGAGATAATCTTGTTTCTTGGTCTTCCAAGAAACAACCTACTGTCGCTCATTCCTCCACTGAAGCTGAATATAAAACATTAGCAGTTGCTGCCTCTGAAGTTAGATGGATTTCTTATATTCCGGATGAACTAGGTTTTCCTCTTACTACCCCTTGTCTCATGTACTGTGACAATACGGGT GGCAAACTGATGCATTACAAGACTGCTCAGTTTGGGGGGCTGTAA
- the LOC113331027 gene encoding pentatricopeptide repeat-containing protein At5g48730, chloroplastic-like isoform X2, with amino-acid sequence MASSSSCFSGSSISSAYHHHRERPPYMKPKFIQSRPISNQNDPYSSLTSITTTCTEKNSRNVRGERDRDRENLERESRERKEEVNNKIASKKAISVILRREATKAIIEKKKGPTNSKKLLPRTLLEALHERISALRWESALKVFELLQEQLWYRPNPGIYIKLIVMLGKCKQPDKAQELFQSMIDEGCMANHESYTALVSAYSRTGLLDQAFSHLEQMKVTPEQGVKPNTITYNTLIDAYGKAGRFGEMESTLMEMLLEQECQPDVWTMNSTLRAFGGSGQIETMERCYEKFQSAGIRPSIKTFNILLDSYGKAGSYEKMSAVMEYMQKYYFSWTIVTYNVVIDAFGRAGDLKQMEYLFRLMRSERIKPNCVTLCSLVRSYGRAGAKEKIEGVLRFIENSDILLDTVFFNCLVDAYGRLGCLAEMRHVLEMMEKSGCKPGKVTYSTMIKAYTSNGVSSRAKELRDIIGRQYVNRRDSKLSQIDEPHFH; translated from the exons atggcttcttcttcttcttgtttcagTGGAAGTTCAATTTCTTCTGCATATCATCATCATCGTGAAAGACCCCCATATATGAAACCAAAATTTATCCAATCCCGACCCATTTCAAATCAAAATGACCCATATTCTTCTTTAACATCCATTACTACTACTTGTACAGAAAAAAACAGCAGAAATGTGAGAGGGGAAAGAGATAGAGATAGAGAGAATCTAGAGAGAGAAtctagagaaagaaaagaagaagtgaataataAGATAGCTTCTAAAAAAGCTATATCTGTAATACTGAGAAGAGAAGCAACTAAAGCtataattgaaaagaaaaaaggtcCCACCAATTCTAAGAAACTCTTACCTAGAACTCTTCTTGAAGCTCTTCATGAAAGAATCTCTGCCTTGCGTTGGGAATCTGCCCtcaag gTATTTGAGCTACTGCAAGAGCAGCTATGGTACCGCCCTAATCCTGGTATATACATAAAGCTCATAGTCATGCTTGGTAAATGCAAGCAACCCGACAAGGCCCAAGAGCTTTTTCAGTCTATGATTGATGAAGGTTGTATGGCGAATCATGAGTCATACACGGCACTAGTTTCAGCCTACAGTAGGACTGGCCTCTTGGATCAAGCCTTTTCTCACCTCGAACAAATGAAGGTTACACCTG AACAAGGTGTCAAGCCCAATACCATCACATACAACACCCTCATCGATGCCTATGGGAAAGCAGGCAG GTTTGGAGAGATGGAATCTACACTCATGGAAATGCTTCTGGAGCAAGAGTGTCAACCTGATGTTTGGACCATGAACTCGACTCTTAGAGCTTTTGGTGGTAGTGGGCAGATTGAGACAATGGAGAGATGCTATGAGAAGTTCCAGAGCGCAGGTATCCGTCCCAGCATTAAAACTTTCAACATACTCCTGGATTCATATGGAAAGGCTGGTAGTTATGAAAAGATGAGTGCAGTGATGGAGTATATGCAAAAATACTACTTCTCGTGGACAATTGTAACCTACAATGTGGTAATAGACGCATTTGGGAGAGCTGGAGACCTAAAACAGATGGAATACTTGTTCAGGCTAATGAGATCTGAACGGATTAAACCGAACTGTGTCACGCTCTGCTCACTTGTTAGATCATACGGAAGAGCAGGAGCGAAGGAAAAGATTGAAGGTGTTTTAAGGTTCATTGAGAACTCAGATATATTGCTGGATACTGTGTTTTTTAACTGTTTGGTTGATGCCTATGGAAGGTTAGGCTGTTTAGCTGAGATGAGACATGTGTTGGAAATGATGGAAAAGAGTGGCTGCAAACCTGGTAAAGTTACATACAGCACCATGATCAAAGCTTATACCAGTAACGGTGTAAGTAGTCGTGCGAAAGAGCTTCGAGATATCATCGGCAGACAATATGTGAATAGACGTGACAGTAAACTATCACAGATCGACGAGCCTCATTTTCATTAA
- the LOC113331027 gene encoding pentatricopeptide repeat-containing protein At5g48730, chloroplastic-like isoform X1 gives MASSSSCFSGSSISSAYHHHRERPPYMKPKFIQSRPISNQNDPYSSLTSITTTCTEKNSRNVRGERDRDRENLERESRERKEEVNNKIASKKAISVILRREATKAIIEKKKGPTNSKKLLPRTLLEALHERISALRWESALKVFELLQEQLWYRPNPGIYIKLIVMLGKCKQPDKAQELFQSMIDEGCMANHESYTALVSAYSRTGLLDQAFSHLEQMKVTPGCKPDVFTYSILIKSCLQVFAFDHVQTLLSDMAEQGVKPNTITYNTLIDAYGKAGRFGEMESTLMEMLLEQECQPDVWTMNSTLRAFGGSGQIETMERCYEKFQSAGIRPSIKTFNILLDSYGKAGSYEKMSAVMEYMQKYYFSWTIVTYNVVIDAFGRAGDLKQMEYLFRLMRSERIKPNCVTLCSLVRSYGRAGAKEKIEGVLRFIENSDILLDTVFFNCLVDAYGRLGCLAEMRHVLEMMEKSGCKPGKVTYSTMIKAYTSNGVSSRAKELRDIIGRQYVNRRDSKLSQIDEPHFH, from the exons atggcttcttcttcttcttgtttcagTGGAAGTTCAATTTCTTCTGCATATCATCATCATCGTGAAAGACCCCCATATATGAAACCAAAATTTATCCAATCCCGACCCATTTCAAATCAAAATGACCCATATTCTTCTTTAACATCCATTACTACTACTTGTACAGAAAAAAACAGCAGAAATGTGAGAGGGGAAAGAGATAGAGATAGAGAGAATCTAGAGAGAGAAtctagagaaagaaaagaagaagtgaataataAGATAGCTTCTAAAAAAGCTATATCTGTAATACTGAGAAGAGAAGCAACTAAAGCtataattgaaaagaaaaaaggtcCCACCAATTCTAAGAAACTCTTACCTAGAACTCTTCTTGAAGCTCTTCATGAAAGAATCTCTGCCTTGCGTTGGGAATCTGCCCtcaag gTATTTGAGCTACTGCAAGAGCAGCTATGGTACCGCCCTAATCCTGGTATATACATAAAGCTCATAGTCATGCTTGGTAAATGCAAGCAACCCGACAAGGCCCAAGAGCTTTTTCAGTCTATGATTGATGAAGGTTGTATGGCGAATCATGAGTCATACACGGCACTAGTTTCAGCCTACAGTAGGACTGGCCTCTTGGATCAAGCCTTTTCTCACCTCGAACAAATGAAGGTTACACCTGGTTGTAAGCCCGACGTTTTCACTTACTCCATTCTCATAAAATCTTGTCTGCAAGTCTTTGCTTTTGACCATGTGCAAACTCTGCTCTCTGACATGGCAGAACAAGGTGTCAAGCCCAATACCATCACATACAACACCCTCATCGATGCCTATGGGAAAGCAGGCAG GTTTGGAGAGATGGAATCTACACTCATGGAAATGCTTCTGGAGCAAGAGTGTCAACCTGATGTTTGGACCATGAACTCGACTCTTAGAGCTTTTGGTGGTAGTGGGCAGATTGAGACAATGGAGAGATGCTATGAGAAGTTCCAGAGCGCAGGTATCCGTCCCAGCATTAAAACTTTCAACATACTCCTGGATTCATATGGAAAGGCTGGTAGTTATGAAAAGATGAGTGCAGTGATGGAGTATATGCAAAAATACTACTTCTCGTGGACAATTGTAACCTACAATGTGGTAATAGACGCATTTGGGAGAGCTGGAGACCTAAAACAGATGGAATACTTGTTCAGGCTAATGAGATCTGAACGGATTAAACCGAACTGTGTCACGCTCTGCTCACTTGTTAGATCATACGGAAGAGCAGGAGCGAAGGAAAAGATTGAAGGTGTTTTAAGGTTCATTGAGAACTCAGATATATTGCTGGATACTGTGTTTTTTAACTGTTTGGTTGATGCCTATGGAAGGTTAGGCTGTTTAGCTGAGATGAGACATGTGTTGGAAATGATGGAAAAGAGTGGCTGCAAACCTGGTAAAGTTACATACAGCACCATGATCAAAGCTTATACCAGTAACGGTGTAAGTAGTCGTGCGAAAGAGCTTCGAGATATCATCGGCAGACAATATGTGAATAGACGTGACAGTAAACTATCACAGATCGACGAGCCTCATTTTCATTAA